One Brachyspira suanatina DNA segment encodes these proteins:
- a CDS encoding cyclic nucleotide-binding domain-containing protein: MLNYKTINFNKSATIFIEGQEPKYTFYIIKKGRVVVYSYFADNYTVEYKEGEIIGLFNAVLNEPYFSTVKALEDTEVIEMNINEIEKIDTISLINKIYDYLMINIERWLNRYYYFLHKENNPYYSRHGKSKNLDIIKMCKIYLDNGFTDASYKLYKQYIELNPNDEERKEELNNLYKNLKPIEEPENIEANIYKYKKGYCLYTELQSKDNLYVIKYGKIGVYNIFDYKQVTRRVLATDDVLNGYAPISKNNKYLSTTAIVLEDSIVQLIKKEDAMNLVQSDRTLRLYFVKMMSMRVYSTISRIRSFNANKIVSKFVIIIEALIKTELLFKSINKIKFQYNINDICSMIGVEYKKGIESEILKIKSLDISDEGYLMVNDVESFYKEYEIYKQRNTHKIETD; the protein is encoded by the coding sequence ATGTTAAATTACAAAACTATCAATTTTAATAAATCTGCCACAATATTTATAGAAGGGCAAGAACCAAAATATACTTTTTATATAATAAAAAAAGGAAGAGTAGTAGTATATAGTTATTTTGCTGATAATTACACTGTAGAATATAAAGAAGGTGAAATAATAGGATTATTCAATGCTGTTTTGAATGAACCTTACTTTTCTACAGTAAAAGCATTGGAGGATACAGAAGTAATAGAAATGAATATTAATGAAATAGAAAAAATAGATACTATAAGCCTTATAAATAAAATATATGATTATCTTATGATTAATATAGAAAGATGGCTTAACAGATACTATTACTTTTTACATAAAGAAAACAATCCATATTATAGCAGACATGGCAAGTCTAAAAATCTTGATATTATAAAAATGTGCAAAATATATCTTGATAATGGCTTTACAGATGCATCGTATAAATTATACAAGCAATATATTGAACTTAATCCTAATGATGAGGAAAGAAAAGAAGAGCTTAATAATTTATACAAAAATCTAAAACCAATAGAAGAACCTGAAAATATAGAAGCAAATATATACAAATATAAAAAAGGATATTGTTTATATACAGAACTTCAAAGTAAAGATAATCTATATGTAATAAAATATGGAAAAATCGGAGTATATAATATATTTGATTATAAACAAGTAACTAGAAGAGTATTAGCTACAGATGATGTACTTAACGGATATGCTCCTATTTCAAAAAATAATAAATATCTTTCAACTACAGCAATAGTTTTGGAAGATTCTATTGTACAATTAATAAAAAAAGAAGATGCTATGAATTTGGTGCAGTCTGACAGAACTCTTAGATTATACTTTGTAAAAATGATGAGTATGAGAGTATACAGCACTATTTCAAGAATAAGATCTTTTAATGCAAACAAAATAGTAAGTAAATTTGTAATAATAATAGAAGCATTAATAAAAACAGAACTACTATTTAAAAGCATAAATAAAATAAAATTTCAATACAATATAAATGATATTTGTTCTATGATTGGAGTTGAATACAAAAAAGGCATAGAATCTGAAATATTAAAAATCAAATCATTAGATATATCAGATGAAGGATATTTAATGGTTAATGATGTAGAAAGTTTCTATAAAGAATATGAAATATATAAACAAAGAAATACTCATAAAATAGAAACTGATTAA
- a CDS encoding tetratricopeptide repeat protein, giving the protein MDNIAIIVFVCVFITLLLIVKKFLFGKSLDKISDIDKVNKLISEGRHDVALLKLKEILAKDKPGTKRAEIHAMIGDCYSSLEEYSFAIVEYRHAIDDGDKNPETILSLARALNKIDRKGEALAQYLTLFKIEDYKLVVALEIGIIYYENRQYETAIKYFDEALDVQPNNSEALKYKAFCFVNIGNFNDAISGMNNIYKKFPEDPLLNYNMGRAYRGREDYKTAIRYYANSYKDKEYSVRSLYEMGLCYIKLENIESAIKTLEKAISYDSYDKELNLAILYTLSECYDIVGNINKSMEILESIIVMDPNYRDANEKLNNYKDSRYSENIKKFFKLEGDAFIDMALKVVASIGLIPYSSKITDKKYLIVFAKETNSPHSPKKIVYFRTSYSPIFNDELVHLYDYAVNANIANTMLITCAMVSPDAIRYAAMSRIDIVGIKRLENLLDKSQLTNLPVGVTRTEEKLNWIL; this is encoded by the coding sequence ATGGATAATATTGCTATTATAGTATTTGTATGTGTATTCATTACACTTTTGCTTATAGTAAAAAAATTTTTGTTTGGTAAATCATTAGATAAAATATCTGATATTGATAAGGTAAATAAACTTATTAGTGAAGGAAGACATGATGTTGCCTTATTAAAACTTAAAGAGATTTTAGCTAAAGATAAACCAGGTACAAAAAGGGCCGAAATACATGCCATGATAGGTGATTGTTATAGTAGTTTAGAAGAGTATTCTTTTGCAATAGTAGAATACAGACATGCTATAGATGATGGAGATAAGAATCCAGAAACTATTTTGTCATTAGCTAGGGCTTTAAATAAAATCGATAGAAAGGGAGAAGCATTAGCCCAATATCTTACACTTTTTAAGATAGAAGATTATAAGCTTGTGGTAGCCCTAGAGATAGGTATAATATACTATGAAAATAGACAATATGAAACAGCTATAAAATATTTTGATGAAGCATTGGACGTTCAGCCTAATAATTCTGAGGCTTTAAAATATAAGGCTTTTTGTTTTGTTAATATAGGTAATTTCAATGATGCTATATCTGGTATGAATAATATATATAAGAAGTTTCCAGAGGATCCTTTATTGAATTATAATATGGGAAGAGCTTACAGAGGAAGAGAGGATTATAAAACAGCTATAAGATATTATGCTAATTCTTATAAAGATAAAGAATATTCTGTAAGATCATTATATGAAATGGGACTTTGTTATATAAAATTAGAAAATATTGAATCTGCTATAAAAACATTGGAAAAAGCTATAAGTTATGATAGCTATGATAAAGAATTAAATTTAGCTATACTTTATACTCTTTCTGAATGCTATGATATAGTTGGTAATATCAATAAATCTATGGAAATATTGGAAAGTATAATTGTAATGGATCCTAATTATAGAGATGCCAATGAAAAACTTAACAACTATAAAGATTCCAGATATAGTGAAAATATTAAAAAGTTCTTCAAATTGGAAGGGGATGCTTTTATTGATATGGCTTTAAAAGTTGTAGCAAGTATAGGGCTTATTCCATATTCTTCTAAGATAACTGATAAAAAATATTTAATAGTTTTTGCTAAAGAGACTAATAGTCCTCATTCTCCTAAAAAGATAGTTTATTTCAGAACTTCTTATAGTCCTATATTTAATGATGAGCTTGTACATTTATATGATTATGCTGTTAATGCTAATATTGCTAATACTATGCTTATAACTTGTGCTATGGTGAGTCCTGATGCTATAAGATATGCGGCTATGTCAAGAATAGATATTGTAGGAATAAAGAGACTTGAAAATTTGCTTGATAAATCTCAGCTTACAAATTTACCTGTAGGTGTAACTAGAACAGAAGAAAAACTTAATTGGATATTGTAA
- a CDS encoding SAM-dependent methyltransferase — protein sequence MKKVQDFYFKKAKEENYKARSVFKLEEAQNKFKFIKASDTVLDVGCSPGSFSQYMLNKILKSGSVVGVDILPNSFAHQRFTFILGDIKEMDITTFNNTLFDVVVSDAMPNTTSDRETNHFRSIALCKAIFNLAKDVLKENGHFFIKVFDGKDLQDFKKELSEYFDSVNVFKPKSSRDESREIFLFCKNFKKLR from the coding sequence ATGAAAAAGGTACAGGATTTTTATTTTAAAAAAGCAAAAGAAGAAAATTATAAAGCCAGAAGTGTATTCAAACTTGAAGAAGCCCAGAATAAATTTAAATTTATAAAGGCATCAGATACAGTTCTTGATGTAGGATGTTCTCCTGGATCTTTCAGTCAGTATATGCTTAATAAAATATTGAAAAGCGGTTCAGTTGTAGGTGTTGATATACTTCCTAATTCATTTGCTCATCAGAGATTTACTTTTATATTGGGCGATATAAAGGAAATGGATATTACAACATTTAATAATACTTTATTTGATGTTGTAGTAAGCGATGCTATGCCGAATACTACATCGGATAGAGAAACCAATCATTTTCGTTCTATTGCTTTATGCAAAGCTATATTCAATTTAGCTAAAGATGTATTAAAGGAAAACGGACATTTTTTTATAAAAGTTTTTGACGGTAAAGATTTGCAGGACTTTAAAAAAGAATTATCTGAATACTTTGATTCTGTGAATGTGTTTAAACCTAAAAGTTCAAGAGATGAAAGCAGAGAAATATTTTTGTTTTGTAAAAACTTTAAAAAGTTACGATAA
- a CDS encoding SoxR reducing system RseC family protein, translated as MKREFALVLETYDNNVAKVELQRSASCDGCTICNSGKPVVLRAFNNINANKGDSVVIEVEELKRGTNFFVYVIPLICLIAGYFIGEYISKLSNINHNLGPIFAFIVFFIYVILGLRKLKKDNKIIANIICKNQVIENFNEQ; from the coding sequence ATGAAAAGAGAATTTGCTTTAGTATTAGAAACTTATGATAATAATGTAGCTAAAGTTGAATTGCAAAGAAGTGCAAGCTGTGATGGATGTACTATATGCAATTCTGGAAAACCTGTTGTTCTTAGGGCATTCAATAACATTAATGCTAATAAAGGAGACAGTGTTGTTATAGAAGTAGAAGAACTAAAAAGAGGTACTAACTTTTTTGTTTATGTAATACCTTTGATTTGTCTTATAGCAGGATATTTCATTGGAGAATATATATCTAAATTATCAAATATAAATCATAATTTAGGACCTATATTTGCTTTTATTGTATTTTTTATCTATGTTATTTTGGGATTAAGAAAATTAAAAAAGGATAATAAAATAATAGCAAATATAATTTGTAAGAATCAAGTTATAGAAAATTTTAATGAACAATAA
- a CDS encoding calcium-translocating P-type ATPase, PMCA-type: MDSFLGSKNDILTTLNVDPKIGLTEDSRKKSLEKYGANSFTKEKGATLIQKILESLKEPMILMLIFAGIIAIGVNTVAYFNGGHADFLECLGIFLAISLSITITIVMEGKSAKAFEALNSINEDIRVKVIRDGNIEIINQKDLLVGDIAFIETGNKLPADGRLLESVSLNIDESALTGESEPVEKDAEALLSDTKTPVAERINMAYSGSFVTTGNGKMIVTSVGDATEFGKIARELSKTKKTSTPLQEKLAQLGKRIAMFGITAAVIVFIVQVVNFIRTGNASFDTISEAFITSIVLIVASVPEGLPTIVAVSLSINIIKMARQNALVKKMVACETIGSVNVICSDKTGTLTENKMTLNKLFANGEYIEPENIKNEKIIKNFAINSTADVDYKDGIAKFLGNPTECALLVAASKSGFNYKDIREKSKIIYEYPFSSETKNMTTVAKVENETIVFTKGSPEKIMAMCSISDNEKKGIEEAIEKFQNEAKRVIAFAHKVVSDNVENIREKLESDMIYDGFVAISDPVRKEVYDAVDQCRSAGINIKMLTGDNIVTATAIARELKILNENSIVLEAKDIDAMDDNTLKQNLSKISVIARSTPTVKMRVVNAIKEMGNVVAVTGDGINDAPAIKNADVGVAMGITGTEVSKEASDIVLLDDSFATIVKAVQWGRGIYDNFQRFIQFQLTVNLASVVVVLISTLTGFKSPFSAIQLLWINIIMDGPPAIALGLEPIRDNLMKRMPTKRNASIVTKKMIFKIVFSATVMIILFMLQSKLNILNVADAEKSTVLFAMFVMFQIFNSFNSRELGFDSVFKYFLNNKLMLLSMGITFILQILATQYAGGFFNTVPLSVNTWLKIVGVSFIVILAAEIFKIFARMLKR; this comes from the coding sequence ATGGATAGTTTTTTAGGGAGTAAAAATGATATTTTAACGACTCTGAATGTTGATCCTAAGATAGGTTTAACAGAAGACAGCAGAAAAAAAAGCTTAGAAAAATATGGTGCCAATAGCTTTACAAAAGAAAAAGGTGCCACTTTGATTCAAAAGATATTGGAATCATTGAAAGAGCCTATGATACTTATGCTTATATTTGCAGGTATTATAGCAATAGGTGTAAATACTGTGGCGTATTTTAATGGAGGACATGCTGACTTTTTAGAATGCTTAGGTATATTTTTGGCTATAAGCTTATCTATAACAATTACTATAGTTATGGAAGGTAAAAGTGCAAAAGCATTCGAGGCTTTAAATAGCATTAATGAAGATATTAGAGTAAAAGTTATAAGAGATGGAAATATAGAAATAATAAATCAAAAAGATTTGTTAGTAGGCGATATAGCTTTTATAGAAACAGGAAATAAACTTCCAGCTGACGGAAGACTTCTTGAAAGCGTATCTTTAAATATTGATGAATCTGCTTTAACAGGTGAAAGCGAACCGGTAGAAAAAGATGCAGAAGCATTATTATCCGATACAAAAACTCCTGTAGCTGAAAGAATAAATATGGCTTATTCAGGTTCATTTGTTACTACAGGTAATGGTAAAATGATTGTTACTTCTGTAGGAGATGCAACAGAGTTCGGTAAAATAGCCAGAGAGCTTTCAAAAACAAAAAAGACTTCTACACCTTTACAAGAAAAACTTGCCCAGTTAGGCAAAAGAATAGCTATGTTCGGTATAACTGCTGCTGTAATAGTATTTATTGTACAGGTTGTTAATTTTATAAGAACAGGTAATGCTAGTTTTGATACTATTTCAGAGGCATTCATTACAAGTATAGTATTGATTGTAGCATCAGTACCAGAGGGACTTCCTACAATAGTTGCTGTTTCATTATCTATTAATATCATAAAAATGGCTAGACAAAATGCTTTAGTAAAAAAGATGGTTGCTTGCGAAACTATAGGAAGTGTTAATGTTATTTGTTCAGATAAGACTGGTACTCTTACAGAAAATAAAATGACATTAAATAAATTATTTGCTAATGGTGAATATATAGAACCTGAAAATATAAAAAATGAAAAGATTATAAAAAACTTTGCTATAAACTCTACTGCTGACGTTGATTATAAAGACGGAATTGCTAAGTTTTTGGGTAATCCTACAGAATGTGCATTACTTGTTGCAGCTAGTAAATCAGGATTTAATTATAAAGATATAAGAGAAAAATCAAAAATTATATATGAATATCCTTTTTCATCAGAAACTAAAAATATGACAACAGTTGCTAAAGTTGAAAATGAAACTATAGTATTCACTAAAGGAAGCCCAGAAAAAATAATGGCTATGTGCAGTATTAGCGACAATGAGAAAAAAGGTATTGAAGAGGCTATAGAAAAATTCCAAAATGAAGCAAAAAGGGTAATAGCATTCGCTCATAAAGTTGTTTCTGATAATGTTGAAAATATAAGAGAAAAATTAGAAAGCGATATGATATATGACGGCTTTGTTGCTATATCAGACCCAGTAAGAAAAGAGGTTTATGATGCGGTTGATCAATGCAGAAGTGCTGGTATAAATATAAAAATGCTTACAGGTGATAACATAGTTACTGCTACTGCTATTGCGAGAGAGTTAAAGATACTTAATGAAAACAGCATTGTTCTTGAAGCAAAAGATATTGATGCTATGGATGATAACACATTAAAACAGAATTTAAGTAAGATATCAGTTATAGCAAGAAGTACTCCTACAGTAAAAATGCGTGTTGTTAATGCTATAAAAGAAATGGGAAATGTTGTTGCTGTTACAGGCGATGGTATTAATGATGCCCCTGCTATTAAGAATGCAGATGTTGGTGTTGCTATGGGTATAACAGGTACAGAGGTATCGAAAGAGGCTAGCGATATAGTTCTTCTTGATGACTCTTTTGCTACTATTGTTAAAGCAGTTCAATGGGGTAGAGGAATATATGATAACTTCCAAAGATTTATACAGTTTCAGCTTACTGTTAACTTGGCTTCTGTTGTAGTTGTTCTTATCTCTACATTAACAGGATTTAAATCCCCATTTTCTGCCATACAATTATTATGGATAAATATCATTATGGACGGACCTCCTGCTATTGCTTTAGGACTTGAACCTATAAGAGATAACTTGATGAAAAGAATGCCTACAAAAAGAAATGCAAGCATTGTAACTAAAAAAATGATATTTAAAATAGTGTTCTCTGCCACAGTGATGATAATATTATTTATGCTTCAAAGTAAATTAAATATACTTAATGTTGCTGATGCAGAAAAATCTACAGTATTATTTGCTATGTTTGTAATGTTCCAAATATTTAATTCTTTCAACAGCAGAGAATTAGGATTTGACAGCGTATTTAAATACTTTTTGAATAATAAATTAATGCTTTTAAGTATGGGAATCACTTTTATATTACAAATATTGGCAACTCAATATGCTGGCGGATTCTTTAATACTGTACCTTTAAGTGTAAATACTTGGTTAAAAATTGTAGGAGTTTCATTTATTGTTATTTTAGCTGCTGAAATTTTTAAAATATTTGCTAGAATGTTAAAGAGATAA
- a CDS encoding DUF3536 domain-containing protein translates to MRYLILHGHFYQPPRENPFLGEIQKEASAAPAHDWNERITNECYSPNAYSRILDGYGRINDMSNNYEYMSFNFGPTLLDYIAKTREDLLKRIIEADKKSIERIGYGNAIAQVYNHIILPLAKKEDMRVQIKWGLYNFEKYFRRKSSGMWLSETAINLDVVDALYDCGVKFTILSPYQAHYVKNITTTDVSGAKIDTSKPYWLYGHNGKRVAVFFYDAYVSQAIAFEHLLTSSDKLAEKIRNAYGERKLVNIATDGESYGHHEPFADMCLARYFKENVHYDNITPTNYEHYLNIHPPTEEVILHSGTGGRGTSWSCSHGVERWRSNCGCGGWDGCDLSWRGPLREAFDILRKMQDKLFATFLDFTDETRNSLREEYVRAIYNDLDARDLYEICSKYISFKEFVFLMESYKYSLFAYTSCGWFFEDVSRLEPIKNMQYAEQSFHYARLLVKDKNVDFVDKAQEEFLKMLEKSISNKPEHHSARYFYEKEAKVDVFAKLYVINYFIFNLIASEYRDVNINIFKHEIKSTKIEKNIIEGILIDNIAADIYFRVNTSSENHEFKNQIQISENYDELDKCTVYTMYLKDLNSDIRDKLADSLFETDIKKLDHLMHEIYPEYRKLFTYFNLNSITPDYDYRRIMGAMASPILREKISERGRDAYDEVSENLKDARNAGIFISNSGISSLIGDNIKNALNTLYETGNTETIYDVLKDVKFLSNNDMPIDRNTFENIFYKIILKYKNTDIQFNDDEKASFKELGYWLNFNMDNI, encoded by the coding sequence ATGAGATACTTGATACTGCATGGTCATTTCTATCAGCCCCCAAGAGAAAATCCATTTTTAGGTGAAATACAAAAAGAAGCAAGTGCTGCCCCTGCTCATGACTGGAATGAAAGAATAACGAATGAATGTTATAGTCCTAATGCATATTCAAGAATATTAGACGGTTATGGAAGAATAAATGATATGTCTAATAATTATGAATATATGAGTTTTAATTTCGGACCTACTCTGCTTGATTATATAGCAAAAACAAGAGAAGATTTATTAAAAAGAATAATAGAAGCAGATAAAAAAAGTATAGAAAGAATAGGATATGGTAATGCAATTGCTCAGGTTTATAATCATATAATACTTCCTCTTGCTAAAAAAGAAGATATGAGAGTGCAGATAAAATGGGGTTTATATAATTTTGAAAAATATTTCAGAAGAAAATCAAGCGGAATGTGGCTTTCTGAAACAGCAATAAATTTAGATGTAGTTGATGCTTTATATGACTGCGGAGTTAAATTTACAATACTCTCTCCATATCAAGCACATTATGTTAAAAATATCACAACTACAGATGTTTCAGGAGCAAAAATAGATACTTCAAAACCTTATTGGCTTTACGGCCATAATGGTAAAAGAGTTGCTGTATTTTTCTATGATGCTTATGTATCTCAGGCAATAGCATTTGAACATTTACTCACATCTTCTGATAAACTTGCAGAAAAAATAAGAAATGCTTATGGTGAAAGAAAACTAGTTAATATAGCTACTGACGGAGAAAGCTACGGACACCATGAACCTTTTGCTGATATGTGTTTAGCAAGATATTTTAAAGAAAATGTTCATTACGATAATATTACGCCAACTAATTATGAGCATTATTTGAATATTCATCCGCCTACAGAAGAAGTTATACTTCATAGCGGTACAGGCGGAAGAGGAACTTCTTGGAGCTGTTCGCATGGTGTAGAAAGATGGAGAAGCAACTGCGGATGCGGAGGCTGGGACGGATGCGATTTATCTTGGAGAGGTCCTTTGCGTGAAGCATTTGATATATTAAGAAAGATGCAGGATAAATTATTTGCTACTTTCTTAGACTTTACTGATGAAACTAGAAACTCTTTAAGAGAAGAATATGTGCGTGCTATATATAATGATTTAGATGCTAGAGATTTATACGAAATATGCAGCAAATATATATCATTCAAAGAATTTGTATTTTTAATGGAATCTTATAAATATTCATTATTTGCATATACATCTTGCGGTTGGTTCTTTGAAGATGTATCAAGATTAGAGCCTATAAAAAATATGCAGTATGCAGAACAGTCTTTCCATTATGCTAGATTATTGGTAAAAGATAAAAATGTTGACTTTGTTGATAAGGCTCAAGAAGAATTTTTAAAAATGTTAGAAAAATCTATAAGCAATAAACCGGAACATCATAGTGCTAGATACTTCTATGAAAAAGAAGCAAAAGTTGATGTATTTGCTAAACTTTATGTTATCAACTATTTTATATTTAATCTTATAGCAAGCGAATACAGAGATGTAAACATAAATATCTTCAAACATGAAATAAAATCAACTAAAATAGAAAAAAATATTATAGAAGGTATATTAATAGATAATATAGCTGCTGATATATATTTCAGAGTTAATACATCAAGTGAAAATCATGAATTTAAAAATCAAATACAAATATCAGAAAATTATGATGAGTTAGATAAATGCACTGTTTATACAATGTATTTAAAAGATTTAAATTCAGATATAAGAGATAAATTAGCAGACAGCTTATTTGAAACTGACATAAAAAAACTAGATCATTTAATGCATGAAATATACCCTGAATATAGAAAACTTTTCACATACTTTAATTTAAATAGTATTACTCCTGATTATGACTATAGAAGAATAATGGGTGCTATGGCTTCACCTATACTTAGAGAAAAAATTTCGGAAAGAGGAAGAGATGCTTACGATGAAGTATCTGAAAATTTAAAAGATGCAAGAAATGCAGGAATATTTATATCAAACAGCGGAATATCAAGCTTAATCGGAGATAATATTAAAAATGCTTTGAATACATTATATGAAACAGGAAATACAGAAACAATATATGATGTACTTAAAGATGTTAAATTTTTATCAAATAACGATATGCCTATAGATAGAAATACATTTGAGAATATATTTTATAAAATAATACTCAAATATAAAAATACAGATATACAATTTAATGATGATGAAAAAGCATCATTTAAAGAATTAGGATATTGGCTTAATTTCAATATGGATAATATATAA
- a CDS encoding TlyA family RNA methyltransferase, whose amino-acid sequence MRLDEYVHGEGYTESRSKAQDIILAGCVFVNGVKVTSKSYKIKGTDNIEVVQNIKYVSRAGEKLEKAFLEFDISVENKICLDIGASTGGFTDCLLKYGAKKVYALDVGHNQLVYKLRNDDRVVSIEDFNAKDIKREMFNDEIPSVVVSDVSFISISKIAPIIFKELNDLEFWVTLIKPQFEAEKGDVSKGGIIRDDTLREKILNNAISRIVEIGFKELNRTVSPIKGAKGNIEYLAHFII is encoded by the coding sequence ATGAGATTAGATGAGTATGTGCATGGTGAAGGCTATACTGAAAGCAGATCTAAAGCACAGGATATAATATTAGCTGGTTGTGTTTTTGTTAATGGAGTAAAGGTAACTTCTAAGTCTTATAAGATAAAAGGTACAGACAATATAGAAGTTGTTCAGAATATAAAATATGTATCAAGGGCCGGAGAGAAGTTAGAAAAAGCATTTTTAGAGTTTGATATATCTGTAGAAAATAAAATATGTTTAGATATTGGGGCTTCTACTGGAGGCTTTACAGATTGTTTGCTTAAATATGGTGCTAAAAAAGTTTATGCTCTTGATGTAGGACATAATCAGCTAGTTTATAAACTTCGTAATGATGATAGGGTAGTGTCTATAGAAGATTTTAATGCCAAAGATATAAAAAGAGAAATGTTTAATGATGAAATTCCTTCTGTAGTAGTAAGCGACGTTTCTTTTATATCAATATCAAAAATAGCACCTATTATATTCAAAGAGTTAAATGATTTGGAATTTTGGGTAACTTTAATAAAACCTCAATTTGAAGCTGAAAAGGGTGATGTATCTAAAGGCGGTATAATAAGAGACGATACACTTAGAGAAAAAATATTAAACAATGCTATTTCAAGGATAGTAGAAATAGGATTTAAAGAACTAAACAGAACGGTTTCACCTATAAAAGGGGCTAAAGGTAATATAGAATATTTGGCTCATTTTATTATTTAA